A part of Solea solea chromosome 8, fSolSol10.1, whole genome shotgun sequence genomic DNA contains:
- the plcxd3 gene encoding PI-PLC X domain-containing protein 3, with translation MASSHGRSDQRFADWMSSLPQSMHTIPLTNLSIPGSHDSFSFYIDEASPVGPEQPETVQNFVSVFGTVAKKLMRKWLATQTMNFNSQLEAGIRFFDLRISTKPRDPDNELFFAHGLFSATVREGLEQISSFLSAHAREVVFLDFNHFYGVQNLHHEKLVAMLREVFGEKLCPVVFAQEVTLQYLWEKEFQVLVFYHHPMALEVPFLWPGQMMPSPWANTTDPEKLIQFLQTSVTDRRRKGTFFVSQVVLTPKASTVMKGVASGLRETITERALPAMMQWVRSQRPGENGINIITADFVELGEFISAVITLNYHLDEDDDDAT, from the exons ATGGCTTCGTCTCACGGGAGAAGCGACCAGCGGTTCGCAGACTGGATGTCAAGTTTACCGCAGAGCATGCACACAATCCCGCTCACCAACCTGTCCATTCCCG GTTCCCATGATTCCTTCAGTTTCTACATCGACGAGGCGTCTCCAGTTGGCCCAGAGCAGCCTGAGACGGTGCAGaactttgtgtctgtttttggcaCGGTGGCCAAGAAGCTGATGAGGAAGTGGTTAGCCACGCAGACGATGAACTTCAACAGCCAACTGGAGGCTGGGATCCGCTTCTTTGACCTGCGCATCTCAACCAAGCCCCGCGACCCCGACAACGAGCTGTTCTTCGCCCACGGGCTCTTCAGTGCCACA GTCAGAGAAGGTCTTGAGCAGATCAGTAGTTTCCTGTCGGCTCACGCCCGAGAGGTCGTGTTCCTGGACTTCAACCACTTCTATGGCGTGCAGAACCTGCACCATGAAAAACTGGTGGCCATGCTGAGAGAGGTGTTCGGAGAGAAACTCTGCCCAGTTGTCTTTGCTCAGGAG GTGACTCTGCAGTATCTGTGGGAGAAGGAGTTTCAGGTACTGGTCTTCTATCACCATCCCATGGCCCTGGAGGTGCCTTTCCTGTGGCCCGGCCAGATGATGCCATCTCCCTGGGCCAACACCACAGACCCTGAGAAGCTGATTCAGTTTCTCCAGACTTCTGTCACGGACCGCAG GAGGAAGGGAACGTTCTTTGTCTCCCAGGTGGTTTTGACACCGAAGGCCAGCACTGTGATGAAAGGTGTGGCCAGTGGACTGAGGGAGACAATCACAGAAag GGCTTTACCCGCCATGATGCAGTGGGTAAGATCGCAGCGGCCCGGGGAGAACGGCATCAACATCATCACCGCTGACTTTGTGGAGCTCGGAGAATTCATCAGCGCCGTCATCACCCTCAACTATCACCTGGatgaagatgacgatgatgCCACCTGA